One Vigna unguiculata cultivar IT97K-499-35 chromosome 7, ASM411807v1, whole genome shotgun sequence genomic region harbors:
- the LOC114191178 gene encoding uncharacterized protein LOC114191178 — MRATHSRHKSYADNRRRLLKFEAGDHVFLKLKKLIPRFIGPYQITRRIGPAAYEIVLPPHLENLHNVFHVSQLRKYIADPTHVMEEDDIQVREDMTIGVGPVRILDSQVKQLRGKEIRTVKVLWDEATQKMTWEMEDIMRKSYPHLCPDKSYF, encoded by the coding sequence ATGCGGGCAACTCATAGCAGGCATAAGTCTTACGCAGATAACAGGAGAAGGTTGCTCAAGTTTGAGGCAGGTGACCATGTGTTCCTCAAGTTGAAGAAGTTAATTCCTCGATTCATCGGTCCATATCAGATCACGCGGAGGATTGGACCAGCAGCTTACGAGATTGTCTTGCCACCTCACCTGGAAAATCTACATAATGTCTTCCATGTATCACAACTGAGGAAGTACATTGCGGATCCTACTCATGTGATGGAGGAGGACGATATTCAGGTGCGCGAGGACATGACGATTGGAGTTGGACCAGTGAGAATCCTAGATtctcaagtcaagcaactcagaGGGAAAGAGATTCGGACTGTGAAGGTCCTATGGGACGAGGCAACTCAGAAAATGACGTGGGAGATGGAAGATATCATGAGGAAGTCGTATCCTCACCTTTGTCCTGATAAGTCCTATTTTTGA